DNA from Acidobacteriota bacterium:
CCGGCGGAAGCCGGGTCAACTCAGACAGTCGCGAGCACCGACTACGCGGATCTGGTCTCCCTCTTCGGGGACTTTCGGTCCTTCCAGCAAGCGGGAACCGGCAACATCCAGTCCTATTCGCAGAGCGGCTGGATCCTGTCCAACCTCGACGCGACGCCGGACTTCTCCGCCGATGCAATGGCGGAGAAGTACCGTGAACTGGGGACGTTTCAGGAGAGGTTGAAGTCGATCGATCCGACGGGCTGGCCGGTCTCAGAACAGGTCGACTACCACCTTGTCCGGGCGGAGATGAACGGCTACGAGTTCCAGCACCGGGTTCTCAACCCATGGTCCACGGATCCCGGCTTCTACAACGACGTCATCGCCACGTTCGCCTGGGTAGCTGAACCGCCCCTCCAGGCGAACGAGGTCGCGGATCTGCAAGCAAGGCTCAGATCGGTACCCGATCTGGTGCAGCAGGCGAAAGAGAATCTTCAGGACTTCTCGCTGATCGCCGCGGACCTGGCCACTCTGGCGGTTCTCTCCATCGGAGACACCAGATCGTCCTATGAATCGCTCGCGAAGGGCCTGAGGATTCACCATCCGGAACTCGTGGCGGACGTCGGCCCGGCGCTGACCGCTCTCGACGACTATGAGGACTGGATACGGTCCAACGAGCACCGGATGACGGGCACGACCGGGGTAGGCAAGGAGAACTACAACTGGCTGCTCAGGAACGTCTATCTGTTTCCCTATACCTGGGAGGATATTCGTACGATCGTCGAACTCGAGGATAATCGCGTGATCACCTTTCAGCGACTGGAAGAGAACCGGAATCGCGACGTTCCACCCCTCGTACCCGTCGGGTCACAGGTCGAGTACAGGGAAGGCATCGAAGAAGCAGTCGATCACGTCATGGACTTCCTGCGCGAGGAGGAGATCTTCACTGTGCACGACTTCCTCGTGCCGGATGACTACTTCGACTCGCGGCTCTACGGAAAGGGGTACTCCCTGGAGGATCCCTGGCCCGAGACCCACGACTACTTCTTCAATTTCTCCCACCGGGAAGCCGTCATGGAGAACACCCATGAGCTGGTCGGCCATCATTTCGACATGCTCAGGGCGGAGCGCGACGATCGGCCGATCCGTGGCGGCGAGCGGCCGTACAAGATCTCGACAGCTCGCGACGAGGGCCTTGCGTTTGCCCTCGAAGAACTGCTGATGCATGCGGGCTACCTGGACGGGCGCAATCCCCACGGCAGGGAAGTCACCTATGAACAGGCGGCTTTCCGTACCGTGCGCGCACTCTCCGACATCTACATGCACAGCGGCGACTGGAGTCTGGAAGAAGCGACGCAGTTCTGCATCGACAACGCGCCGCATGGCGAGTTGCTGGAGGGCAGCCACCATCTCTGGTTCGAGCTGGATACGACTCTGCGCGGCGTGGGGCATCACATGCTGATGGTCCTGGGGAAGGTCCAGTTCATGAAGCTGATGCGAGACCGCGCCAATCAACTTGGCGACGACTTCGTCCTGCGGGAGTTCCTGGACGAGGTCTACGCGGCGGGCCAGATCCCCTGGTCGCTCACTCGGTGGGAGATGACCGGCTACGACGACGAGGTCTCACGACTCTGGTAGCGCAGGCGGCTCCTGCTTCCGCGCCTGCCGGGCCCGGGAGACCGCAGTACTCACCAGACCCACTATCAAGCCCACCACGGGCGCGAGCAGCCACACCGTGGCCCAGAGCGAGTCCGGATCCTCCTCGATCTTCTCCAGGCCGCCCCGGGCGAAGTGCAGAAAGGCGATCGAACTAGCGGGCACACTGAACCAGGGATCGCGAAGCGCGGCCCCGACGGCCGATTCCTCTTCGCCCGAGCTCGCCGCTTCGCCCGGCGGACTCGCCTCGTCGTCTTTCGGCCTCTTCTTCGAATCGGTGGCGCCAATCAGACCGGAGGCCACGGCGAGAATCGCGATCCCCAAGGCCGCCAGGAACCACACGGCCCGGTCTGTTGCTGGCGGCTCGGCGACCAGGTCAAGGACGAACCGCGAGAACAGAATGAACACGCAGAAGATCGCTGGCACCTGGTACCAGGGGTCGGTGAACACGGTCGCCTCGTGCCAGACCGGGCCCGTTCGCGGCGTCTCTGCTTCCGGTGAAGTGTCGCTCGGGCGACGGCGACGCAGGGCGACCAGCGTCGCGACCGCGGCCGTCGCCAGCGCCACCGCATAGACCATCGACACCGGAGACGTGCGCAACGCCTCGATGCTCAGGAGACCGGCGTTGCCGCCGGTCGTGACGAGCCCCATCAGCACGATGAGCCTGGGCCCGGGCTTGGACTCGTCGTACTTTTCCTTTCTCGCGGTCACTGGTCAGGAAGCCTCCGTGAGGCATCGCTCCACGAACGGCATCATCGCAGCGACACACTCTGCTGGCATTTCGAGCTGGAGGAGGTGCGTCGTGTCCGGCACGAAGTCGTAGTCGAGGGCCAGGATCTCCCTGAGGTCCACGGTGGGGAGAAACGAGAAAGGCACCGTGGGGTCGGAGCCGACGATCTTCACGGGGCATGAGACGCGGCTCAGGTCCGCTGCTCTCGCCCATCGCGGGCCTTCCAGGGAAACCCTCGCTTCGTACTCTCGCGGGCAGCACAGTTCGTATCCGTCGCCGTCCGCGGCCGGCCGCAGCGTGGCGCGCGCGATGAGTTCGGGCGCTCCGGGGCAGAGAAGCTGGAACCCGGGCGAGCGAAGGACGCGCTCCATGAACTCCTCGAGGCTCGCGAAGCGTTCGCGACGCTTCAGGGCGGCCTGGCCCAGTTGGCCGAGCACTTTGTCCACCTTCTCGACATCCTCGGGCCGGCAGCCTGGCGGGCAGACGACCGGGTCGAAGAGAACCAGGGCCGAGTAGGCCGACTCACGACTGGCTTGGATCAGCGCCGATTGGGCCGAGACGGAGTGGAACACGCCGATCTTCGGCTTGTTGCCTAAGTGGCGGTCGATCGCCTGCGCGATCGTCGCGTGGTCTTCGACGAACGTGCCGACGTGGTGATCTTCGCCGCGGCCGACCGGGTTCCAGCCGTGGTTGCGGAGGTCGAACAGGACGACGTCGAACCTGTCCGTGAGCAGCGACCAGAAGGGGTAGTAGGCGTCGGCGGCGAACCCGTTGCAGTGGCTGATGACGAGCCTGGGGCCCCTGGGGTTGCCGTGCCGCCTGAGAACGATGCGGCTGCCATCGGCCATGTGGGCCTCGGCCGTGGCCAGGGGCTTCGGCACTTCCCAGCGTTTCGGTCGGCTCATGGATCGGGCAGGCGTGGCAAAGGACTCCGGATTCTAGCCATGTGTGCTGTGTGCTAAGTTCGGCACATGAGATTGCACATCGCGCTCGACGACGATCTCGTGGCGGAACTCGACCGGCGTGCCGGCCCCAGGCAGCGTAGCGCCTTCATCGCTGAACTGATCCAACGGGGACTCGACGACGAACGGCGCTGGGACGACATCGAAGCGGCGCTTGGCGGCATCTCCGACACCGGCCACGACTGGGACGACGATCCGGCGGAGTGGGTGCGCCGTCAGCGGCGTGGCGACCGGCGGCGCTCAGGCTGATCTTGAGCCGCCTGCTGCTCGACTCGACCGTACTCATTGACGCTCTCCGAGGCCGCCGGGCGGCTTCGCAGGTGGCGGCCCTGCGCCGCGAAGGCACCGAGCCGTGGGTATGTGTCATCTCGGTGGACGAAGTGTGGCGCGGAATTCGACCCGGCGAGGAGCTGGCGGCGAGGCGGCTGTTCCGGGGCCTTCGTCTCGCTCCCCTGGGCAAGGCCCAAGGCATGATGGCCGGCCGTTGGCGCCGGGAGTTCGCCGAGAGAGGCGTAACCCTGCACCAGGCGGACTGCCTGATCGCCGCGGCTGCCGCTGGGGTGGGAGCCGCGTTGGCCACGGCCAACGTGCGGGACTACCCGATGGCGGCGGTCGAGGTCAGGGAGTGGCCGGCGGGCTAGCTACGATCGATGTGTTCCTGGCCTCAGAACCGGTACCGCAACCCCGCCGACACCCCCACATACCCGATGCCATCGAACCCCAGGTCGCTCGTGAACGGCGTCGTGCCGTCCGCCTGAACGGGTTCGTGGCTCCGGACCACCTTCCACAGGTCGCGTCCGCTGAACTCGTCGAACCGGGTCCATCGCGCCTTGATCGTGAACGATGCGCTGTCGCCCAGGGCGTGTTCCAGACCGGCGATGACCTGGTAGCCGGAGAGGGTGTCGCTGAACTCGCTGTCGAACAGGCTGATCGTGCCGGCGGCCGCCGCTGGACGGTCGGCGAGAGTAAGCGGCGGATCGATGTCCTGGTAGCCCTGTGCGAGCGTCTTGCGCAGGAGGCGGGTGCTGTAGCGGAGGCTCGCGCGGGCCTGGCCGACGCCCAGGCCGACGAAGGGGGTCCAGGACGTGGAGTTGTCGAAGTCCCAATAGGCGTTGACGAAGAGCTCGCGGGAGTCGAAGTCCGAGACGGTCACGCTGGGAGGATCGACGGGACTCCACTCGGACATCTTGTTGTCGAAGGTCGGGTCTCCGGTCGTCGACAGGAAGTAGATCGTGCCGCCGTCGTGCTGCCGGGCCGTGTGCTCCACCTCGACGCGCAGGCTGCCCAGGTCGTATCCGATGCCGAGGCTGCCGGTGAACCGGGAACCCAGGTCGAAACGATTGGTGACGGTGGGCGACGAACCCGGTCCGCTGCACGCGGGGTCGCCGGTCGGCGCCATGGCCGGATCGGCGTAGAGCAGGACGTCGCACCTCGTCGGATGGTCGGCGCCCGAGATGGAGGCCTCCAGAGTGGAGGCGTCCACCAGGCCGGCCTCGAAGGCGACGTAGAAGCCGCGGTCCTGCTGGGCGCCTGCGGCTCCGGCGGCGCCGAGGAGGCAGACGTTGAGAGAAAGGACGAGGAATCGTGGCACGGGTCGGGGGCGATGCGTCGCCAGGTTCGACTGCAGGCTAGCTGTCGAGAGTGACGAAAGGACGATTCTCGCGTGACATGAGGGCGACCTTCGGCCGAAGACGCCCGTTCTGCTACTCCCGCTTGCAGACGAACAACTCGTACTCGCCCGGCTCGATCTCCGAATGGTCGCAGGGCACCGCTTCTGCGTCGAATCCCACGTCGGCCAGGAGGTCGAGCCAGTCGGAGCGGCGGAACAGGCCGGTGACGTGCCGGTCGTGCACGACTTCGACGCTGCCGTCTGCCTTGCGCAGCACGAAGGCGTAGTCCGTCGTGATCATCGTGTCCCCGGGGTCCGGGTCCCAGGTGTTCTCGAGGTAGTGGGCGCTTCTCTCCTCGCCGTCGCAACCGCCGCAGTCTGTACTGGGCTGGAAGTTCTCCCGCAGGTGGTCGGGCGCGAAGAGGGCGGCGCCTCCGGGCCGGCAGTGGACCCAGGCCGTCTCGATGGCGGCTCGCAGGTCCTCGAGCGTCGTCATGTAGTCGATCGCGTCGTGGATGAAGACGCAGTCGAACGTCCGGTCGAGGCGGACCGTTCGCATGTCGCCCTCGATGTGCCGGCACTCGGGGTTGAGGTCCCGGCTCATCGCCAGCATCCCCGGGGACAGGTCGACGAGGGTCATCTCGAAGTGCGCCTTGAGGTGGGAGGCGTTGTGGCCGCCGCCGCTGCCGAGTTCGAGGGCGGTTCCGGGCGTGCCGTCAGAGGCTTCGAGCAGGTGGCGGAGGTAGATGCCGGCTTCTTCCTCGTACTCGTTGGGCGGTGAGATCAGCGGCCACCAGGGCGCGATCTCGGCGTAGAGCTTGGGCAACTTCAGCCCGAGTTCGAGGAGGTCGAGGCGGCGATGATGGCGGGCATGACGGCGGCCGCGGCGACGGCGGCTTGCGCGGCTTCGACGGCGTTGGAGGTGGCCTTGCCGATCAGATCGCCCTTGGTGAGGCTCTTGATGCGCTGCCTGCGGGGCCTCAGTTCCCGGCGGCCGAAGGTCGGGTTGAGCAGCCCCACCGCGTGCGCCAGCGCGGTCAGGACGACCGTCCGGGGCTCGACTTCACGATAGTCGCTGAAAATCGCCGTCCGCAGGCGCTCGATGATCTCCCGCTCCGGGCCCGGGTCGATTTCCGGGAAGACGCGTCGCTTGAAGATGAGGAGGATCTCCTGCTCATCCGCCCTCAGGATGCGGCGGGCGCAGAGTTGTTCGGCGACCCGGTGGTGGAGCTTCTTCATGGAGGAGAAGCGCGTGATCCAGGTCTGGATCGAGGCGCGCCGTTTGGCGTCCCGGATTCTCTTCAGGCACTCGTTGAGGATGGAGTCTTCGGTGCGGCGGACCTCGCGGACCTCGACGAGCTTGCGCCAGCGGCGCGACTCGTCGATGCGGATGCGCTCCCGGAGCAGGAGCTCGGCGGCGATCGCGCCGCCGAGTCCGATGCTCGTGTGGGCGCCGCCCAGGGTGCCCTTCGTGTCGTGCAGGGCGAGAAGCAGCAGCTCTTCGTGGAGGTGGAGGGGGGTGTGGCGCATCGCTTGAGTCTAGAAGGCCTCGCTCCACGGCCGGCTGAGCCGCAGCGCCGAGTTGATCAGGCCGACCATCGAGTAGGTCTGGGGGAAGTTGCCCCAGAGTTCGCCGGTCTCCGGGTCGAGGTCCTCGGAGAGAAGTCCCACCGGGTTGCGGCGTTCGAGCATCTCCTGGAACAGTTCGCGGGCCTCCTCGCGGCGGCCGAGGGCGTTGATCGCGTCGATGTACCAGAAGCTGCAGACGGCGAAGGAAGTGGCCGGGGCGCCGAAGTCGTCCTCCCGGTAGCGGAAGAAGTTGCTGCCGGAGCGCAGCGGCTCGACGGACTCGACCGTGGCCGCGAAGCAGGGGTCGGCGGCGTCGAGGAAGCCCAGGTCGTGGAGCAGGAGCAGGCTGGCGTCGATGCCCTCGCCGTCCAGCGTCGCGGCAAGGCCGCCGCCTTCGGTCTCGGCGTGTCGGAGAACGTGCGAACGGATCGCCTCGGCCCGGTTCGTCCAGTGCCTTTGACGGTCGCTCAGGCCGAGCGCCCTCGCGATGCGGGCCAGGCGGTCGCAGGCGGCCCAGCACATGACGCTGGAAAAGGTGTGGACGGCGCTTCGTTGCCGGAACTCCCAGAGGCCGGCGTCGGGCTGGTCGAACAGGGCCACGGCCTGGTCGCCGAGTTGCTCCAGCCAGCCGAACACGCGGCGGTTGCCGGGCTTGACGAGCCGTCGGTCGAAGAAGCTCTGGGTGACGGAGAGGATCGCGCTGCCGTAGCTGTCGTTCTGGAGCTGACGCCAGGCGTCGTTGCCGACCCGCACCGGCGGCATGCCGCGGTAGCCAGGCAGGCCGCCTATCGTGCGCTCGGTGAGTTCGCGCTCGAACTTGATGCCGTAGACCGGCTGCAGCACGCCGCCCTCGGCGGCCGCGGCGAGGTTCGTGATGTAGCCGAGGTAGCCCTCCATCGTCCGCGTGGCGCCCAGGCGGTTGAGCGCCTGGACGACGAAGTGGGAGTCCCGCAGCCAGCAGAAGCGGTAGTCCCAGTTGCGGCCGCTGTCCGGCGCTTCGGGGATCGACGTGGTCATCGCCGCGAGCACGGCCCCGGTCTCTTCGAAACTGCAGAGCTGGAGCGTGATGGCGGCGCGGATCACCGCCTCCTGCCACTCGAAGGGCACGGCCAGATGGCGCACGAACTCGCGCCACCAGGTCTCCGTCCGGCTCCGGAACTCGCGCGCCACGGAGTCGACGGGCTCGGTCAGGCTCTCGTCCGGCCCTAGCAGCAGGGTGAGCGGCTGCTCCAGGACGAAGGAGATCTCGTCGCTGATCAGGGAGACCGGCGCATCGGTGGTCAAGCGAAGCGTCAGGGCCGGTCCGACGTACCGGACGTGGTTGCTGCCGCGGGTTACCTCGGGGCGACGCGCGCCGTAGTCGAACCGTGGCCGCAGTCGAATTCGGATGCGCGGCTCCCCGGAGAGCCGCTCGATCGTGCGGACAATCATCGTCGGCCGGAAGGAGCGGCCGAACTGCTCGAAGCGAGGCGCGAAGTCTGTGATCCGCACCGCGGCGCCGTTGCCGTCGCGAAGCGTCGTCACCAGGATCGCGGTGTTCTCCAGGTACTGCTGCTCGCTCTCGCGGAACCCCTCGAGCAGGATGTCGAAGAAGCCGCCGGCTTCGGGATCGCCGTCCTCGTCGCCCTTGCCGCCGAGGAGGGAATGGAAGACGGGATCGCCGTCGAAGTGGGGCAGACAGGCCCAGCAGATGCGACCGCGCGGGTCGATCAGCGCCCCGAACCCGCAGTTGCCGATCACGCCGGCGTCGAGCGGCCGCGTGTCACCGCTCGTCATGGGCTCGCCAGCCGCTCGCGCAGCGCCTCCAGCCAGCGGTGCAGCTCCCGCACGCCGCCCAGACCGTGCCTGGCGACGCTTTCGCGGCTGCCGTCCGGCTCCAGGCCGACGACGATGGCGGCGCCGCCGCCGCTCTGGGCGGCGTCGAACCCCTCCTCGTCGGTGATGTCGTCGCCGATGAACACCGGCGCGCGGCCGCGGAACGGCGCTTCGGCCATGAAGTCCTCGACCACCGTCCGCTTGTTCGGGCAGTGAGGCTTGAGTTCGAGCACCATCTTGCCCTCTTGCACACGGTAGCCCGAACCGAGTGCGGCGCGCACCCGCTCCATCGCCTCGCGAGCCGGGGCCTCGGCGGCGGCGGCGCGGCGGTAGTGGAGCGCCAGGGTCGCCGACTTGTCTTCCAGGAGGGTGCCCGGATGCTCGTTGACGAAGCGCTCGAGGTCGCGGCGCGCCGGCTCGAGGGCGGCCGAGCCGTCGCTCCGGCTGACCGCGCCGGCCGCCGACCGCCGCTCCAGGCCGTGCAGGCCCGCTGCCGGAAGGGCCAGCGGCTCGAAGAAGCTGTCGAGGACGTCGAGCGACCGGCCGCTCGCCAGCGCCAAGGCACCATCGAGGCTGTCGCTGAGGCGAGCCAGCAGGCTGGCGACGCCCTCGTCGACATGAACCGCGTCGGGCGCCTCGGCGATCTCGATCAGCGTGCCGTCCACGTCCAGGAACAGGGCCCAGGAGTGTGGCGGCGGCGCGCCGGAGCCGGTTTCCAGGAGGGTCCAGGCGGTGCGTGGCGGATGCGCTCTCTGGTTCACACGGGCCCCCACCGAGATCCCTTACGATACTGGAACCGATGGCCTCCCAGAATGTGCCGGCTGCTCAGCAGTCGGAGCTCGTGATCGTCGCCAACACCCTGCCCGTGCGCCGCGAGGAG
Protein-coding regions in this window:
- the otsB gene encoding trehalose-phosphatase; protein product: MNQRAHPPRTAWTLLETGSGAPPPHSWALFLDVDGTLIEIAEAPDAVHVDEGVASLLARLSDSLDGALALASGRSLDVLDSFFEPLALPAAGLHGLERRSAAGAVSRSDGSAALEPARRDLERFVNEHPGTLLEDKSATLALHYRRAAAAEAPAREAMERVRAALGSGYRVQEGKMVLELKPHCPNKRTVVEDFMAEAPFRGRAPVFIGDDITDEEGFDAAQSGGGAAIVVGLEPDGSRESVARHGLGGVRELHRWLEALRERLASP
- a CDS encoding DUF885 family protein — its product is MKRNRSLLVALVVILAGFALYLLLSNGPGDDPAEAGSTQTVASTDYADLVSLFGDFRSFQQAGTGNIQSYSQSGWILSNLDATPDFSADAMAEKYRELGTFQERLKSIDPTGWPVSEQVDYHLVRAEMNGYEFQHRVLNPWSTDPGFYNDVIATFAWVAEPPLQANEVADLQARLRSVPDLVQQAKENLQDFSLIAADLATLAVLSIGDTRSSYESLAKGLRIHHPELVADVGPALTALDDYEDWIRSNEHRMTGTTGVGKENYNWLLRNVYLFPYTWEDIRTIVELEDNRVITFQRLEENRNRDVPPLVPVGSQVEYREGIEEAVDHVMDFLREEEIFTVHDFLVPDDYFDSRLYGKGYSLEDPWPETHDYFFNFSHREAVMENTHELVGHHFDMLRAERDDRPIRGGERPYKISTARDEGLAFALEELLMHAGYLDGRNPHGREVTYEQAAFRTVRALSDIYMHSGDWSLEEATQFCIDNAPHGELLEGSHHLWFELDTTLRGVGHHMLMVLGKVQFMKLMRDRANQLGDDFVLREFLDEVYAAGQIPWSLTRWEMTGYDDEVSRLW
- a CDS encoding class I SAM-dependent methyltransferase, whose translation is MPKLYAEIAPWWPLISPPNEYEEEAGIYLRHLLEASDGTPGTALELGSGGGHNASHLKAHFEMTLVDLSPGMLAMSRDLNPECRHIEGDMRTVRLDRTFDCVFIHDAIDYMTTLEDLRAAIETAWVHCRPGGAALFAPDHLRENFQPSTDCGGCDGEERSAHYLENTWDPDPGDTMITTDYAFVLRKADGSVEVVHDRHVTGLFRRSDWLDLLADVGFDAEAVPCDHSEIEPGEYELFVCKRE
- a CDS encoding GPP34 family phosphoprotein translates to MRHTPLHLHEELLLLALHDTKGTLGGAHTSIGLGGAIAAELLLRERIRIDESRRWRKLVEVREVRRTEDSILNECLKRIRDAKRRASIQTWITRFSSMKKLHHRVAEQLCARRILRADEQEILLIFKRRVFPEIDPGPEREIIERLRTAIFSDYREVEPRTVVLTALAHAVGLLNPTFGRRELRPRRQRIKSLTKGDLIGKATSNAVEAAQAAVAAAAVMPAIIAASTSSNSG
- a CDS encoding alpha/beta hydrolase, producing MSRPKRWEVPKPLATAEAHMADGSRIVLRRHGNPRGPRLVISHCNGFAADAYYPFWSLLTDRFDVVLFDLRNHGWNPVGRGEDHHVGTFVEDHATIAQAIDRHLGNKPKIGVFHSVSAQSALIQASRESAYSALVLFDPVVCPPGCRPEDVEKVDKVLGQLGQAALKRRERFASLEEFMERVLRSPGFQLLCPGAPELIARATLRPAADGDGYELCCPREYEARVSLEGPRWARAADLSRVSCPVKIVGSDPTVPFSFLPTVDLREILALDYDFVPDTTHLLQLEMPAECVAAMMPFVERCLTEAS
- a CDS encoding PIN domain-containing protein gives rise to the protein MSRLLLDSTVLIDALRGRRAASQVAALRREGTEPWVCVISVDEVWRGIRPGEELAARRLFRGLRLAPLGKAQGMMAGRWRREFAERGVTLHQADCLIAAAAAGVGAALATANVRDYPMAAVEVREWPAG
- a CDS encoding outer membrane beta-barrel protein, translated to MPRFLVLSLNVCLLGAAGAAGAQQDRGFYVAFEAGLVDASTLEASISGADHPTRCDVLLYADPAMAPTGDPACSGPGSSPTVTNRFDLGSRFTGSLGIGYDLGSLRVEVEHTARQHDGGTIYFLSTTGDPTFDNKMSEWSPVDPPSVTVSDFDSRELFVNAYWDFDNSTSWTPFVGLGVGQARASLRYSTRLLRKTLAQGYQDIDPPLTLADRPAAAAGTISLFDSEFSDTLSGYQVIAGLEHALGDSASFTIKARWTRFDEFSGRDLWKVVRSHEPVQADGTTPFTSDLGFDGIGYVGVSAGLRYRF
- a CDS encoding glycoside hydrolase family 15 protein produces the protein MTSGDTRPLDAGVIGNCGFGALIDPRGRICWACLPHFDGDPVFHSLLGGKGDEDGDPEAGGFFDILLEGFRESEQQYLENTAILVTTLRDGNGAAVRITDFAPRFEQFGRSFRPTMIVRTIERLSGEPRIRIRLRPRFDYGARRPEVTRGSNHVRYVGPALTLRLTTDAPVSLISDEISFVLEQPLTLLLGPDESLTEPVDSVAREFRSRTETWWREFVRHLAVPFEWQEAVIRAAITLQLCSFEETGAVLAAMTTSIPEAPDSGRNWDYRFCWLRDSHFVVQALNRLGATRTMEGYLGYITNLAAAAEGGVLQPVYGIKFERELTERTIGGLPGYRGMPPVRVGNDAWRQLQNDSYGSAILSVTQSFFDRRLVKPGNRRVFGWLEQLGDQAVALFDQPDAGLWEFRQRSAVHTFSSVMCWAACDRLARIARALGLSDRQRHWTNRAEAIRSHVLRHAETEGGGLAATLDGEGIDASLLLLHDLGFLDAADPCFAATVESVEPLRSGSNFFRYREDDFGAPATSFAVCSFWYIDAINALGRREEARELFQEMLERRNPVGLLSEDLDPETGELWGNFPQTYSMVGLINSALRLSRPWSEAF